From one Solanum lycopersicum chromosome 12, SLM_r2.1 genomic stretch:
- the LOC101257536 gene encoding AUGMIN subunit 4 — MGRGLGSQNLPADVAQLIDQLDRHCLAPDGSLISKSAHYDLQLAREEMSKERQRYLESLAIYIEATAMVEDYQQAISVANLGGMRDVQGLYSQLGLKNPPQVYEALEHRMVVAEAAQRLRLPLISKDGEIHEEEIEKWSTMSRSSFDSTSTSITLSSSSNSAYQTNASAIGAVPTISTTDSTEPDVGGVPNRFLGITPAYLWQTQLHQMSSVDVAEYQRLLSREIGGRLDAKCDKLADAVAIDDIDISAASQNSAARLPERVKLITEEIEREEEAWREDLYSSNRKFAEYYNVLEQILGVLIKLVKDIKLDHQHKYDELQKTWLCKRCETMRAKLRVLEHVLLLDTYTPETIPALHKIRKYLIEATEEASLAYEKAASRLREYQGVDPHFDEIARQYHDIVKKLESMQWTINQVEMDLNPLPAHSST; from the exons ATGGGAAGAGGTTTGGGTTCGCAAAACTTGCCGGCGGACGTCGCTCAGCTGATCGATCAGTTAGACCGCCATTGTTTAGCCCCTGATGGATCTCTCATCTCCAAATCCGCTCACTACGATCTCCAACTT GCGAGAGAAGAGATGTCAAAGGAGAGACAACGATACTTGGAATCTTTG GCAATATACATTGAAGCAACTGCGATGGTAGAGGATTACCAGCAGGCCATTTCTGTGGCTAATCTTGGTGGTATGAGAGATGTCCAGGGTTTATACTCTCAATTGGGCTTGAAAAACCCTCCTCAG GTTTATGAGGCTCTTGAGCATAGGATGGTTGTTGCAGAAGCAGCACAGAGATTGAGGCTTCCTCTTATCTCCAAAGACGGTGAGATTCACGAGGAGGAAATTGAAAAGTGGAGTACAATGTCAAGAAGTTCTTTTGATAGCACAAGCACCAGCATTACATTAAGCTCGAGCTCAAACTCAGCTTATCAAACCAATGCATCTGCAATTGGAGCTGTTCCTACTATTAGTACAACTGATTCAACAGAACCAGATGTTGGTGGTGTTCCCAATCGGTTCCTTGGAATTACACCTGCATATTTATGGCAAACTCAACTACATCAGATGTCATCAGTG GACGTGGCAGAATACCAGAGATTACTTTCACGGGAGATTGGTGGCCGGTTAGATGCTAAATGTGATAAGTTAGCTGATGCAGTTGCTATTGATGACATTG ATATATCTGCTGCCAGTCAAAATTCAGCTGCCAGACTTCCAGAGAG GGTGAAGTTGATCACTGAGGAGAttgaaagagaagaagaagcaTGGCGCGAGGATTTATATTCATCTAACAGAAAATTTGCAGAATACTATAAT GTCTTGGAGCAGATCCTTGGTGTTCTTATTAAGCTTGTCAAAGATATAAAGTTGGACcatcaacataaatat GATGAACTACAAAAGACGTGGCTGTGCAAAAGATGTGAGACCATGAGGGCAAAATTAAG AGTTCTGGAACATGTTCTCCTACTTGATACTTATACCCCAGAAACTATTCCCGCCCTTCACAAAATAAG GAAGTATTTGATTGAAGCAACAGAAGAAGCATCACTTGCATATGAGAAAGCG GCGTCCCGTCTTCGTGAGTATCAAGGCGTTGATCCTCATTTTGACGAAATTGCTAGGCAGTACCATGACATTGTAAAG AAATTGGAGAGCATGCAGTGGACCATTAACCAAGTTGAAATGGACTTGAATCCTTTGCCTGCTCACTCCAGCACCTAA